The sequence ATCGCCGCGGGGAGGAAGAACATGTTGGCGACCACGTGGTCGAAGCCCATCGCCACGAACGCCATGATCGGGAAGAAGATCGCCAGGATCTTGCCCGAGACCGTCGTCGCCGCCAGCGACATCCACACGGCGAGGCAGACCAGCCAGTTGCACCCGACCGCACGCAGGAAGGTCTGCCACGGCGTCTCCCCCAGCGCCTTGCCCTCGGCGATGCTTACCAGCCGTTCGTGGGTCAGCCCGGCGGCACCGGTCGCGTCCGCGTCGCCGATCACCCCGGTCTGCACCGCGAGGAAGTAGGCCACGAGCAGCGCCCCGGCCAGGTTGCCCAGGAGCACCAGCGTGAGGTTGCGGGCGACGTCGCCGAGGCCGAGCTTGCCGTTCATGGCGCCGAAGGGGACCAGCAGCATGTTCCCGGTGGCGAGGTCGGAGCCCGCGATCAGCACGAGCACGAGGCCGAGGGTGAAGGCCGCACCGGTGAAGAGCGTGGGCAGCGTGCCCCAGGTGGCCGGGTCCAGGCCCGAGGAGACGGTGATCGCCACCAGCCCGCCGAAGGCGATGTAGGCGCCGGCGAGGAAGGCGCTGACCAGCACCCGGTCCCACGTGCGGTGCACCTTCTTGGCACCGGTCGCGGCCGCTACCTGGGCCATCTCCTGCGGTTCACGAGCCGCCATGGTCGCCTCCTCGGGGTGGTGCCTGCTTACCACAGCAGCCTCCCGCCGGGTCGGCCCGGCGGCAAACCGAGGACGGGAACCGGCGCTGTGGCACCCGCGACGCGGATTGTTACAGCGGCTGCAACGGACCGCGCCTGCGTCCCGACCCCGCATCGGCCCCCGGCGCCGGTTCGGTGCAGTGACCGCACCGAACCGGCGCGGCCGGTCAGCCCTGGCGCTGGAGCACGAAGTCGTACCGGGACTCCAACCACGGCACGTCGAGGGATCCGCCGTCGGGCGTCCGGCCCGGCTCCCGGGCGTCGAAGGAGGTGACCAGCTCCTGCTTGGTGCCGAAGACGACATCGCTGTCCAGGTACTGCGCCCCCTCCTGGAACAGGTGGGTGATGAGCGGCTCGAACCCGGGCACGTTGATCAGGAAGTGGACGTGCGCCGGCCGGAAGTGGCTGATGCCGGTACGGGCGACCAGGTCGCCGACCGGGCCGTCCATCGGGATCGAGTAGCCCAGGGGCGCGATCGTGCGCACGCAGTACTCGCCATCCGGCCCGGTCGTGTACTTGGCGCGCAGCCGGGCCTCGTCCACCTCGGCCAGCTGCGACTCGTAGAACCCCTCCGAGTCCGACTGCCAGACGTCGAGGACCGCACCGGCGACCGGGGCGCCGTCGAGGTCGGTCACCCGCCCGTGCAGGAACAGCGGCACCCCGGGCAGCCCGTCGGACATGTCCTCGGCGAAACCCAGCTCGGGGGAGCCCTCGATGTGGAAGGGGCCGAGCACCGTCGCCGGGGTGGCCCGGGGGTCCAGCCGGTGGTTCATCTGGACGACCAGCATCGACAGGCCGAGCACGTCGGAGGCGAGGATGAACTCCTCGCGCTTCTCGGTGCTGATCTTCCCCGTGGCGGTGAGCCACTGCATCGCGGCCATCCACTCGGCCTCGGTGAGCCGGACCTCGCGGGCGAAGTCGTGCAGGTGCCGCACGAGCGCCGTCATGACCTCGGCCAGCCGCGGATCGCGAGCGGTCGCCCACCGCTCCGCCGCCAGTTCGGTGATGTTGTCCTCGGTGACCAGTTGCACGCCGATCCTCCTGCCGTCCGGCGCGGCCGGTGCCCCGGCCGCGCGACCTCTCGCCCCCGCGGCTCCCGCGGGGTCGTGCTCGTTCAGGGCGTCAGCACGAGCCGGACGCCGGGGTCGCCGGTCGCCTGCCGGCGCCAGGCGGCGGCGACGTCGGCGAGCGGAAGCTCCTCGTGGGCCACGGCCATGCGGCCCGCAGCGGCCTCACGGGCGATGGCCGTGACCGCGTCGGCCCGCTGGGCCGGCGTGAGCGCGTTGTTCGTGTAGCCGAGCACCGACGCCGACCTCGACCGCAGCCCCGCGGAGGAGAACTCCGCGGAGTCCCCGGCCGCGCCGCCGAGGTTGACCAGCCGCCCGCCGGGCGAGAGGGCCTGGGCGGCCGCTGTGGCGGCCGGCCCGAACACCGGGTCGACGACGAGGTCCAGGCGCCCCCCGGCGGCGTCGGCGAACCGGGTGGCGAGGGTGCCGGTCTCGCCGTCCAGCGCGACGACCGCGTCGGCGCCGGCGGCCAGGGCGCGCTCGCGCGCCGTCGCCGACCGGGCGCCCGCGACCACCCGGCCCGCACCGAGGATCCGGGCCGCGGCCACCGCGGCCTGGCCCACCGCGCCGCCGGCGCCGAGGACGAGCACGTGCTCGCCCGGGCGGAGCCCGCCGCGCCCGGTGAGCGACATCCAGGCGGCGACCGCGGACAGGCCGAGGGCGGCCATCGCCGCATCGGGGACGTCGGCATGCACCGGCACGAGGTCGTCGGCTGCGACCGCGCACCGCTGCGCCAGACTGCCGTCCCCCGGCGCCATGCCGGCGGCGGTGCTGAACCAAACGCGGGTGCCGGGCGCGGCACCGGGCCCGCTCTCCACGACCCCCGTTCCCTGCACCCCGGGGACGTAGGGCACGGCGGGGCGCCCGAAGTAGGACGTGCCCGACGCG is a genomic window of Blastococcus sp. HT6-30 containing:
- a CDS encoding formate/nitrite transporter family protein, encoding MAAREPQEMAQVAAATGAKKVHRTWDRVLVSAFLAGAYIAFGGLVAITVSSGLDPATWGTLPTLFTGAAFTLGLVLVLIAGSDLATGNMLLVPFGAMNGKLGLGDVARNLTLVLLGNLAGALLVAYFLAVQTGVIGDADATGAAGLTHERLVSIAEGKALGETPWQTFLRAVGCNWLVCLAVWMSLAATTVSGKILAIFFPIMAFVAMGFDHVVANMFFLPAAIFAGVEDIGWGTCS
- a CDS encoding dioxygenase; this encodes MQLVTEDNITELAAERWATARDPRLAEVMTALVRHLHDFAREVRLTEAEWMAAMQWLTATGKISTEKREEFILASDVLGLSMLVVQMNHRLDPRATPATVLGPFHIEGSPELGFAEDMSDGLPGVPLFLHGRVTDLDGAPVAGAVLDVWQSDSEGFYESQLAEVDEARLRAKYTTGPDGEYCVRTIAPLGYSIPMDGPVGDLVARTGISHFRPAHVHFLINVPGFEPLITHLFQEGAQYLDSDVVFGTKQELVTSFDAREPGRTPDGGSLDVPWLESRYDFVLQRQG
- a CDS encoding zinc-binding dehydrogenase; this encodes MRAAVLHTPGEAPEFREHPDPQPGPASTVVRVTAAPLVPLDLLCASGTSYFGRPAVPYVPGVQGTGVVESGPGAAPGTRVWFSTAAGMAPGDGSLAQRCAVAADDLVPVHADVPDAAMAALGLSAVAAWMSLTGRGGLRPGEHVLVLGAGGAVGQAAVAAARILGAGRVVAGARSATARERALAAGADAVVALDGETGTLATRFADAAGGRLDLVVDPVFGPAATAAAQALSPGGRLVNLGGAAGDSAEFSSAGLRSRSASVLGYTNNALTPAQRADAVTAIAREAAAGRMAVAHEELPLADVAAAWRRQATGDPGVRLVLTP